GACAGAGTATtgctaaaaatattttattttggtcaGATTTTGTTAGAAACGGCTGAAggagtaaaatttatttgtgaaagCCCAGTAGATATTGttattccttttattatttcatttgaGGAGCTAAAAGGAGTAGTCTGTGAAAAAATTGGTTCTGAGAGGGCAAGAAATATATCATGTATTTTGTACAGATATCCCATACAGGTGTTTGGTGGATTCGTACAATATCAATCCAAATATGTAACGGACGATGCAAGCATGCAGGAGatgttttcaatgtatattgaaAACCGGTCTCAGATCTCGTTCATCGAGTTGTATGTTGAGTTCGAACAATCTGAGGCTGACCGGAATATTCTACAGGAAGATTATAATAGTGACAGTGAAGAAGAGTTCGAAAGCAACTATGAATTTGCTGTTCCAgatggtgatgaagatcaaggtGAGAGAACCATGTGCCCAGATGTGACAGAAGTGGCAAATGCACTTGCAAACGAAGTGCCGTTTGAGGAGCCATCATTCATGCGAGTTTTAGACTTGGAAGCCATGCATGTTCCTGAATTTCCGGAATATATGACTGCAGGTACGTAATCCTGGTATAAGTGTTTTTGTAGTTAGACATTGATTGAGTTGTGAAGATTTTACCATTTTTTTAGCATTATTTAATCATGCGTTATGTGTCGAAGTAGTCAGGATCTAACCGGTCCTCGACCCGTTAaggaatttatttttttcgtttataTGCTCCATCTGTTTATTAGGAAATAATATTTATGTTGTATAAGATATGGTTGTAGAAAATTGCATGAGTTTGTAACAATTATCGGCACAGGTTCGACCTATTGTACGGTTCAAATGGCATGAACCGGACCGGACCGGACCGGCACGGTTCGTTTGGTTTTTCGGTcaaaccggccggtccggtccggttttTTACATTTGCTGCTGATGTGCTTACGTTGTTTAGTGTGATATCTTAAAatgttgataattttttatttaaagcaTAATGGTTTATTACATTTGCTGCGTATTAATGAAATTTATCTTATGGCATTTGTCCCAGCAGAAATTCCTATGGTCGCAGATGGTGAATTCGTTGTTGGGATGGAGTTCAGTTCCAGGGAAGCTGTTATTAAGGCGGTTAAGGAGTATACCATACGACGAAGTGTAGACTACCGGGTTTATGAGTCTGAGCCGTTGACATTTTATGCCAAGTGTACACAGTATGGGTCAGGGTGTGATTGGCTTATCAGGGTTAGCTTGATTAGCAGGAAGTACTGTTGGGTTATCAGAAGGTATAATGGTAGCCACACCTGTACCACAGCCACCATTTCACAGGATCATTCAAAACTGGACTCTATCACAATTGCAGAAGCAATAAAGCCACTGGTTGAAGTTGACCCCTCCTTAAAGATAAAATCGGTAATAGCAGAAGTGCAATCGAAATTCAACTACACCGTCAGTTACCGAAAAGCATGGTTGGCTAAGCAGAGGGctatagaaaaaatatttggaggtTGGGAAGCATCGTATGAAGCCTTGCCTATATGGTTTGAGGCCATGTGTCACAAGGAGCCATCAGCTGTTGTCCATTTTGAGACTATGCCTGCATATCAAGGCGATGACTTGGTGGGTGATATTCGGGTACTGCATCGTGTATTCTGGAGTTATTACCCTTGCATTAGGGCATTCAGACATTGTAAACCAATTGTCCAGGTGGATGGTACTCATTTGTACGGAAAGTATAAGGGTTGTCTGCTTGTGGCAGTTTCCCAGGATGGAAACAACAATATCATTCCGATTGCGTTTGCTATTGTTGAGGGAGAGACTTCTGATGCATGGCATTTTTTCCTAAGTAACCTCCGCCAACATGTTGTTACTCGGGATGGAGTGGGTCTAATATCTGACAGGCACGAGTCCATCAATGCAGCTGTCGAACGAAGTAATGGAGCTTGGTCACCTCCTAGAGCTTTTCATATGTTTTGCATCAGGCATATAGAGTCGAATTTTCTCAGAAAATTCAAGGCACCTTACCTACAAAAATTGGTCGTTAACGTCGGTAAATGTTTACTAAATTGAAGCAAATTATTAATAGATGTGCCTTAAATAAATCTATTGAATTTAATTACTTTGGTTTGTACATGCTTTGATCTGCTAGGATATTCGAGGACGGTACGGGAGTACGAAGTGCGTTACCAGCGTTTAAGGGACCGCGGCGAGGCATACACAAACTGGTTAGACCGAATTCCTCGTGAACAGTACGCACTGGCCTTTGATGGGGGGTACCGATGGGGTCACATGACGACGAATCTAGTAGAGTGCATCAACTCAGTATTGAAGGGTGCCCGCAATCTTCCCATTACTGCTCTTGTGAAGGCAACATTCTACAGACTAAATGAGTTGTTCACCCGTAAAAGAGCGGATGCGGAAGCCCGGATCAATGCTGGCCATGTGTTTTCTGAGATAGTGACATCGAAGTTGCATGCAAACCAACTTGCATCAGGAAACATACAGGTTAGTTACTTTGACCGCCAGAATGAGGTCTTTGAGGTTCGTGAGATGCCAAGTGGGCTAGAGTTTGTAGTTGATCTACGTAGCCTTCGATGTGACTGTGGTGAGTTC
The Arachis stenosperma cultivar V10309 chromosome 7, arast.V10309.gnm1.PFL2, whole genome shotgun sequence genome window above contains:
- the LOC130939536 gene encoding uncharacterized protein LOC130939536; translated protein: MQEMFSMYIENRSQISFIELYVEFEQSEADRNILQEDYNSDSEEEFESNYEFAVPDGDEDQGERTMCPDVTEVANALANEVPFEEPSFMRVLDLEAMHVPEFPEYMTAAEIPMVADGEFVVGMEFSSREAVIKAVKEYTIRRSVDYRVYESEPLTFYAKCTQYGSGCDWLIRVSLISRKYCWVIRRYNGSHTCTTATISQDHSKLDSITIAEAIKPLVEVDPSLKIKSVIAEVQSKFNYTVSYRKAWLAKQRAIEKIFGGWEASYEALPIWFEAMCHKEPSAVVHFETMPAYQGDDLVGDIRVLHRVFWSYYPCIRAFRHCKPIVQVDGTHLYGKYKGCLLVAVSQDGNNNIIPIAFAIVEGETSDAWHFFLSNLRQHVVTRDGVGLISDRHESINAAVERRYSRTVREYEVRYQRLRDRGEAYTNWLDRIPREQYALAFDGGYRWGHMTTNLVECINSVLKGARNLPITALVKATFYRLNELFTRKRADAEARINAGHVFSEIVTSKLHANQLASGNIQVSYFDRQNEVFEVREMPSGLEFVVDLRSLRCDCGEFQVDRIPCRHVFACCANQRLDWRLYVHDVYKMEQVRRVYRARFRPLGNPTTWPAYNGPRFIPNPYMRRVSKGRPRMTRFLNEMDTRMLRRPRRCTLCGAEGHSRSRCRRSVGSNTNREAP